From Coturnix japonica isolate 7356 chromosome 1, Coturnix japonica 2.1, whole genome shotgun sequence, the proteins below share one genomic window:
- the BTG1 gene encoding protein BTG1: MHPALYTRASMIREIAAAVAFISKFLRTKGLMNERQLQTFSQSLQELLAEHYKHHWFPEKPCKGSGYRCIRINHKMDPLIGQAAQRIGLSSQELFQLLPSELTLWVDPYEVSYRIGEDGSICVLYEAAPAGGSQNNTNMQMVDSRISCKEELLLGRTSPSKSYNMMTVSG; the protein is encoded by the exons aTGCATCCCGCCCTGTACACCCGGGCCAGCATGATACGTGAGATCGCCGCAGCCGTGGCCTTCATCTCCAAGTTCCTGCGCACCAAGGGACTGATGAACGAACGGCAGCTGCAGACCTTCAGCCagagcctgcaggagctgctggcag aacATTATAAACACCACTGGTTCCCAGAAAAGCCATGCAAGGGATCGGGTTACCGATGTATCCGGATCAACCATAAAATGGATCCTCTCATTGGACAGGCAGCACAGCGGATTGGATTGAGCAGTCAGGAACTGTTCCAGCTTCTTCCGAGCGAACTCACTCTATGGGTTGACCCGTATGAAGTGTCCTATCGTATTGGAGAGGATGGCTCGATCTGTGTGCTGTATGAAGCCGCACCCGCAGGAGGTAGCCAAAATAACACCAACATGCAAATGGTAGACAGCAGAATAAGCTGTAAGGAGGAACTTCTCTTGGGCAGAACCAGCCCTTCCAAAAGCTACAATATGATGACTGTATCGGGTTAA